Proteins encoded within one genomic window of Amorphoplanes friuliensis DSM 7358:
- a CDS encoding glycoside hydrolase family 3 protein: MKRALRVAAAVPLALLVGCGSDAPPQPGTAPSPAAPQAASVAPSVSVPPSPAGDPALRAREAVKTFTDADLAGQVLMPYAYGDAADRVDKAAAAGNQNLAGVNTPAEMITKFRLGGLILVGFTPDDPTGATNPATNVENPKQVRALTDGLQQAATQLPGAAPLLIGTDQEYGVVTRVKEGVTLLPSAMTLGAAGKPDLTEGAWRAAGGELAAMGINLDFAPVADTLGSQGSSVIGSRSFGADPKANAAQVQAAVRGIQGAGISAALKHFPGHGHTTGDSHDDLPIVRQSLQKWTEEDRPPFGAGINAGAGVVMSGHLDVEALDKGVAATFSRKIMTDLLRTDLKFTGVAITDAMNMPPAMKWPPGEAAVRALNAGNDMLLMPPNLAGARDGILAALKDGTLKRERLVEAVTRVLTLKYRNAAKQQPALDTIGSAAHQKAVYDADAAAITLLKGSCTGPLVTGPVTVTASGGREAARIALVKALQDTGVKVQAAGGTVVHLVGYGDRQTDLSMDAAVTVVMDTPYLLAGSRSPVLLATYSSSPLALTALANVLAGKAKAPGKSPVAVDKLPRSACGK, from the coding sequence GTGAAAAGGGCTCTCCGCGTTGCTGCCGCCGTACCCCTGGCTCTGCTCGTGGGGTGCGGCAGTGACGCGCCCCCGCAGCCCGGGACGGCACCCAGCCCGGCGGCGCCGCAGGCGGCGAGCGTGGCACCGTCGGTGAGCGTGCCGCCGAGCCCGGCCGGTGATCCGGCTCTGCGGGCGCGGGAGGCGGTCAAGACCTTCACCGACGCCGACCTGGCCGGTCAGGTGCTGATGCCCTACGCCTACGGCGACGCGGCCGACCGGGTCGACAAGGCCGCCGCCGCGGGCAACCAGAACCTCGCCGGGGTGAACACCCCGGCCGAGATGATCACGAAGTTCCGGCTCGGCGGCCTGATCCTGGTCGGCTTCACACCCGACGACCCGACCGGCGCCACCAACCCGGCGACCAACGTGGAGAACCCGAAGCAGGTCCGGGCGCTGACCGACGGGCTGCAGCAGGCCGCCACCCAGCTCCCCGGCGCGGCGCCGCTCCTGATCGGCACCGACCAGGAGTACGGCGTGGTCACGCGCGTCAAGGAGGGCGTGACGCTGCTGCCGTCCGCGATGACCCTCGGTGCCGCCGGCAAGCCGGACCTGACCGAGGGCGCCTGGCGTGCCGCGGGCGGGGAACTGGCCGCGATGGGTATCAACCTCGACTTCGCGCCGGTGGCCGACACCCTCGGGTCGCAGGGCAGCTCGGTGATCGGCTCCCGCTCCTTCGGCGCCGACCCGAAGGCGAACGCCGCCCAGGTCCAGGCGGCCGTCCGGGGCATCCAGGGCGCCGGCATCTCGGCGGCCCTCAAGCACTTCCCGGGACACGGGCACACGACCGGCGACAGCCACGACGACCTGCCCATCGTCCGCCAGTCGCTGCAGAAGTGGACCGAGGAGGACCGGCCCCCGTTCGGCGCGGGCATCAACGCCGGCGCCGGTGTGGTCATGTCCGGCCACCTCGACGTCGAGGCGCTCGACAAGGGTGTCGCCGCCACCTTCTCCCGCAAGATCATGACGGATCTGCTCCGGACCGACCTGAAGTTCACCGGTGTGGCGATCACCGACGCCATGAACATGCCGCCGGCCATGAAGTGGCCCCCGGGCGAGGCCGCGGTCCGGGCCCTGAACGCGGGCAACGACATGCTCCTCATGCCCCCGAACCTGGCCGGCGCCCGCGACGGCATCCTGGCCGCGCTCAAGGACGGCACGCTGAAACGCGAGCGGCTCGTCGAGGCGGTCACCCGGGTCCTCACCCTGAAATACCGCAATGCCGCCAAGCAGCAGCCCGCGCTCGACACCATCGGCTCCGCTGCGCACCAAAAGGCCGTCTACGACGCCGACGCGGCGGCGATCACCCTGCTCAAGGGCTCGTGCACCGGGCCACTGGTCACCGGACCGGTCACCGTCACCGCCTCCGGTGGGCGCGAGGCGGCGCGGATCGCGCTGGTCAAGGCGTTGCAGGACACGGGCGTCAAGGTCCAGGCCGCGGGAGGCACGGTTGTGCACCTCGTCGGGTACGGCGACCGGCAGACCGACCTCAGCATGGACGCGGCGGTGACGGTCGTCATGGACACGCCGTACCTGCTGGCCGGTTCGCGGTCGCCGGTGCTGCTCGCGACCTACTCGTCGAGCCCGCTGGCGCTGACCGCCCTGGCCAACGTCCTCGCCGGGAAAGCCAAGGCGCCGGGAAAGTCACCGGTCGCGGTCGACAAGCTCCCGCGCAGCGCCTGCGGCAAGTAG
- a CDS encoding alpha/beta fold hydrolase: protein MSDRSEVTLPDGVRLHVETSGPADAPVTVVLLHGWCLDRRTWHYQRQALEGADARVIAYDARGHGRSSATRLRSATLGQLGDDLAEVIRECAPAGPVVLVGHSLGGMTIMEYADSHPEEFADRVAGLVFVSTTAEGASHTCYGLPSALTPILRTAEQAGAGLLARLGAWRPHAALLPALRPTVRWLLFGDSYRAGDLETTMSAFGRASLRSIGGFRASVGAQQRLETLAALGDVPAAALVGDRDRLTPPPCAESIADALPGTKLTIFEDAGHMLMMERADEVSAAVLAVTERAVQDMSGRRRARARRTGYDQAA, encoded by the coding sequence ATGTCCGACCGTTCGGAGGTCACGCTTCCCGACGGCGTCCGGCTGCACGTCGAGACCAGCGGGCCGGCGGACGCGCCGGTGACCGTGGTGCTCCTGCACGGCTGGTGCCTCGACCGCCGCACCTGGCACTACCAGCGGCAGGCGCTCGAGGGCGCCGATGCGCGGGTGATCGCGTACGACGCCCGGGGTCACGGGCGCTCGTCGGCGACACGGCTGCGCTCGGCCACGCTGGGCCAGCTCGGCGACGACCTGGCCGAAGTCATCCGCGAGTGCGCCCCCGCGGGCCCGGTCGTGCTGGTCGGCCACTCCCTGGGCGGCATGACGATCATGGAGTACGCCGACTCGCACCCAGAGGAGTTCGCCGACCGCGTCGCCGGCCTGGTCTTCGTGTCGACGACGGCCGAGGGCGCCTCGCACACCTGTTACGGGCTGCCCAGCGCGCTCACCCCGATCCTGCGGACGGCCGAGCAGGCGGGTGCCGGCCTGCTCGCCCGGCTCGGAGCGTGGCGCCCGCACGCGGCCCTGCTGCCCGCCTTGCGCCCGACCGTGCGCTGGCTGCTCTTCGGTGACTCGTACCGCGCCGGTGACCTCGAGACGACGATGTCGGCGTTCGGCCGCGCGTCGCTGCGCTCGATCGGTGGCTTCCGCGCCTCGGTCGGCGCCCAGCAGCGGCTGGAGACGCTGGCCGCGCTGGGTGACGTGCCGGCCGCCGCCCTGGTCGGTGACCGGGACAGGCTGACACCGCCGCCGTGCGCGGAGTCGATCGCCGACGCTCTTCCGGGCACCAAGCTGACGATCTTCGAGGACGCCGGTCACATGCTGATGATGGAACGCGCCGACGAGGTCTCCGCCGCGGTGCTGGCCGTGACGGAACGTGCCGTGCAGGACATGTCCGGCCGCCGGCGGGCCCGCGCGCGTCGCACCGGTTACGACCAGGCCGCCTGA
- a CDS encoding DUF3145 domain-containing protein: protein MPTCGVVYVHSTPLAVCQHVEWAIARVLTAAVNLHWTAQPVDPGLRRSECSWTGRPGTGAELAAALRQWPMIRFEVTEEPSPGVDGERFMHVPGRGLFRGTIGASGDIQIGEDRLRAIMSSAKAPEALSHALEKALGTAWDAELEPYRYAGDGAPVTLLTRVG from the coding sequence GTGCCAACGTGTGGCGTCGTATACGTCCACTCGACCCCACTCGCCGTGTGCCAGCACGTCGAGTGGGCGATCGCGCGCGTCCTGACAGCGGCGGTCAATCTGCACTGGACTGCACAGCCGGTCGACCCCGGCCTGCGGCGGTCCGAGTGCAGTTGGACCGGACGCCCCGGGACCGGCGCGGAGCTCGCTGCTGCCCTCCGGCAGTGGCCCATGATTCGTTTCGAGGTCACCGAGGAACCGAGTCCCGGCGTCGACGGGGAGCGGTTCATGCACGTCCCCGGTCGCGGGCTGTTCCGCGGCACCATCGGGGCGTCCGGTGACATCCAGATCGGTGAGGACCGGCTGCGGGCGATCATGTCCTCGGCCAAAGCTCCCGAGGCGCTTTCGCACGCCCTGGAGAAGGCCCTGGGCACCGCGTGGGATGCTGAGCTCGAGCCGTACCGCTATGCCGGGGACGGTGCGCCGGTGACGCTGCTGACGCGCGTGGGGTAA
- a CDS encoding carbonic anhydrase, with protein sequence MTGSSPADQAGTTTAPARIARPADALAELIAGNRRFVSGLPEHGHEVSAAAAASGGQVPHAVVLGCIDSRVPLEAIFDQTFGSICVVRSGGHVVDRAVLGSVGFAVEALRVPLIMVLGHVRCGAVDATVKALRDGERPEGDVGYLVDEIAPAVNSVGLDDPEVNAKAMRAHVARTVRRMRDVTGVPAAVASGEVAVAGAVYDLDTGLVELLT encoded by the coding sequence ATGACGGGCTCTTCACCTGCTGACCAGGCCGGAACGACGACGGCTCCGGCCCGGATCGCGCGGCCGGCCGACGCGCTGGCGGAATTGATCGCGGGCAACCGCCGCTTTGTCAGCGGCCTTCCCGAGCACGGTCACGAGGTCTCGGCGGCCGCCGCGGCGTCGGGCGGCCAGGTGCCGCACGCCGTGGTGCTGGGCTGCATCGACTCCCGTGTGCCGCTCGAGGCGATCTTCGACCAGACCTTCGGCTCGATCTGCGTGGTCCGCTCGGGTGGGCACGTCGTCGACCGTGCAGTGCTCGGATCGGTGGGTTTTGCCGTCGAGGCGCTCCGGGTGCCGCTGATCATGGTGCTGGGGCACGTGCGCTGCGGCGCGGTCGACGCGACCGTCAAGGCGCTGCGCGACGGGGAGCGCCCCGAGGGTGACGTGGGCTACCTGGTCGACGAGATCGCCCCCGCCGTCAACTCCGTCGGTCTGGACGACCCGGAGGTCAACGCCAAGGCCATGCGCGCGCACGTGGCGCGGACGGTGCGGCGGATGCGTGACGTGACGGGTGTCCCCGCGGCCGTGGCCTCCGGTGAGGTCGCCGTGGCCGGCGCCGTCTACGACCTCGACACCGGTCTGGTCGAGCTGCTCACCTGA